One window of Lentisphaera araneosa HTCC2155 genomic DNA carries:
- the uvrA gene encoding excinuclease ABC subunit UvrA, producing the protein MEDIFIKGARHHNLKNVDVRIPRNKLVVVTGLSGSGKSSLAFDTLYAEGQRRYVESLSSYARQFMDQMEKPEVEQITGLSPAIAIEQRGGVGSPRSIVATSTEIYDYLRLMYAHVGKRHCPQCGERVQSQSAEAIVRKAQSFPEEKKMLILSPLVEGRKGEHKEVFEKAVRDGFARVRVDGEMCRLEDVPNLDKNFKHNVDLVVDRIKTGSKSSRLTDSVETALTYGGGSIIFQVENEQGEWDEHKLSEHLACDACNISFSELQARDFSFNSPYGACGECHGLGSVQTLDIDMIVPDKRKPVKDAFPFWKKGPRRLVFYYKNLLESVGKAYDFELTTRFEDLSEKQRDVLLYGTGKAIRMVYKNAGRWYDVNKPFEGVARNITRRMNETGSDRQREKILSLMVRRECGSCHGDRLKPESLAVTVKDMPINHFLRMSIADAAEFIQNLDFNETEKVIAGEVSREIDSRLGFLNAVGLNYLNLNRESSSLSGGEAQRIRLATQLGAGLVGVLYILDEPSIGLHQRDNDRLLATLEHLRGLGNTVVVVEHDTDTILRADYLIDMGPMAGRLGGEIVFAGPPKEIMKADTLTGQYMSGKKEIAIPAKREKGNGKSIKIKAAAENNLQKVNVSVPLGKFVCVTGVSGSGKSTLVHEILKKSINKHLGIGRERPGKVRSVEGLEEIDKQIVITQSPIGKTPRSNPATYTGAFDQIRTLYASTPDAKARAYKPGRFSFNVKGGRCEECKGDGYRKIEMNFLPDVFVECEVCRGRRYNTETLSVLYKGRSIADVLEMTIDEAYEFFDKVPKLKKILGTLEEVGLGYLHMGQAATTLSGGEAQRVKLASELCRIPRGHTMYILDEPTTGLHIADIDRLLQVLHRLRDAGNSLIVIEHNLDVIKTADWIIDMGPEGGAGGGQVMVSGTPEKVAKCAASFTGQYLKPILK; encoded by the coding sequence ATGGAAGATATTTTTATTAAAGGGGCTCGCCACCACAATTTAAAAAATGTGGATGTGCGAATTCCGCGAAATAAGCTAGTGGTTGTCACCGGCCTGAGTGGTTCAGGTAAATCATCTCTCGCTTTTGACACGCTCTATGCTGAAGGGCAAAGACGTTATGTGGAGAGCTTGTCATCTTATGCACGTCAATTCATGGATCAGATGGAAAAGCCGGAAGTAGAGCAAATCACGGGGCTTTCACCCGCTATTGCCATTGAGCAGCGTGGGGGCGTGGGTAGTCCACGTTCGATTGTCGCAACAAGTACTGAAATCTATGACTACTTGCGATTGATGTATGCGCATGTGGGTAAACGTCATTGTCCTCAATGCGGTGAACGAGTTCAGAGTCAGAGTGCCGAAGCGATTGTGCGCAAAGCGCAAAGTTTTCCTGAAGAGAAAAAAATGCTTATCCTCTCTCCCTTAGTTGAGGGAAGAAAAGGTGAACACAAGGAAGTTTTTGAAAAAGCCGTGCGCGACGGTTTTGCTCGCGTTCGCGTAGATGGCGAAATGTGTCGTTTAGAAGACGTGCCCAATTTAGATAAAAATTTCAAGCACAATGTCGACCTTGTTGTGGACCGTATCAAAACGGGCTCAAAGAGTAGTCGTCTGACTGATTCAGTGGAGACTGCGCTCACTTATGGTGGCGGCTCGATTATTTTTCAAGTAGAAAATGAGCAGGGGGAATGGGATGAACACAAGCTTTCAGAACATTTAGCTTGTGATGCCTGCAATATAAGCTTTTCGGAACTGCAAGCACGTGACTTTTCATTCAATAGTCCCTATGGTGCTTGTGGAGAATGTCATGGTTTAGGGTCTGTTCAGACTCTTGATATCGACATGATTGTTCCCGATAAACGCAAGCCAGTGAAAGATGCTTTCCCATTCTGGAAAAAAGGTCCTCGCCGCTTGGTTTTCTACTACAAGAATTTACTTGAGTCAGTTGGCAAGGCCTATGACTTTGAACTGACCACTCGCTTTGAAGACTTAAGCGAGAAACAACGTGATGTCTTGCTTTACGGTACCGGAAAAGCTATCCGCATGGTGTATAAGAATGCTGGACGTTGGTATGATGTCAATAAACCTTTTGAAGGTGTAGCGCGAAATATCACTCGGCGCATGAATGAAACGGGTTCAGATCGTCAACGTGAAAAAATTCTTAGCCTCATGGTTCGACGCGAATGTGGATCATGTCACGGGGATCGCCTCAAACCGGAATCATTGGCGGTCACTGTCAAAGATATGCCCATTAACCATTTTTTACGCATGTCGATTGCGGACGCCGCAGAATTCATCCAGAATCTAGACTTTAATGAAACCGAAAAAGTCATTGCAGGAGAAGTGAGTCGCGAAATTGATTCACGCTTAGGTTTTCTTAACGCTGTAGGTCTTAATTATCTCAACCTCAATCGTGAATCTTCTTCTCTCTCTGGTGGGGAAGCGCAGCGAATTCGCTTAGCGACTCAGTTGGGGGCGGGCTTAGTGGGAGTTCTCTACATTCTAGATGAACCGAGCATTGGTTTACACCAACGCGATAACGACAGACTTTTAGCTACCCTAGAACATTTACGTGGTTTGGGAAATACCGTTGTTGTTGTCGAGCACGATACAGACACCATTTTACGTGCGGATTATCTCATCGACATGGGGCCCATGGCAGGTCGCTTAGGTGGTGAAATTGTTTTTGCAGGTCCGCCAAAAGAAATTATGAAAGCCGATACACTTACGGGCCAGTACATGAGTGGCAAGAAGGAAATCGCGATTCCCGCAAAGCGAGAAAAGGGCAATGGTAAGAGTATTAAAATTAAGGCTGCGGCAGAGAATAATTTACAGAAAGTGAATGTGAGCGTGCCGCTAGGTAAATTTGTCTGTGTGACGGGTGTTTCGGGTTCGGGTAAATCAACACTTGTTCACGAAATTCTCAAGAAAAGTATCAACAAGCATTTAGGCATTGGGCGTGAACGTCCAGGAAAAGTTCGTTCGGTTGAAGGTCTAGAAGAAATCGACAAGCAGATCGTAATTACGCAGTCACCCATTGGCAAAACTCCTCGATCAAACCCTGCGACGTACACGGGAGCTTTTGATCAAATCCGAACTCTTTATGCCTCCACACCAGATGCAAAGGCACGGGCTTATAAACCGGGACGCTTTAGTTTTAATGTCAAAGGTGGCCGTTGCGAAGAGTGCAAAGGCGATGGTTATCGCAAGATTGAAATGAACTTTCTTCCGGACGTTTTTGTGGAATGCGAAGTTTGTCGCGGGCGTCGCTACAATACCGAAACTTTGAGTGTGCTCTACAAAGGTCGCAGTATTGCCGATGTTTTAGAAATGACCATTGACGAAGCCTACGAGTTCTTTGATAAGGTGCCGAAGCTCAAAAAGATTTTGGGGACATTAGAAGAAGTCGGTTTGGGTTACTTACACATGGGACAAGCGGCAACGACTTTATCGGGTGGTGAGGCCCAACGTGTGAAATTAGCTTCTGAACTTTGTCGTATTCCACGTGGTCATACGATGTATATTTTGGATGAACCGACAACGGGTTTGCATATAGCCGATATTGATCGACTCTTACAAGTACTTCATCGTTTGCGTGATGCAGGTAATAGTTTGATTGTCATCGAGCACAATTTAGACGTTATCAAGACTGCGGACTGGATTATAGATATGGGACCTGAAGGCGGTGCCGGCGGCGGTCAAGTTATGGTCAGTGGGACACCTGAAAAAGTTGCGAAGTGCGCAGCATCATTTACGGGTCAGTATTTGAAGCCCATACTGAAATGA
- a CDS encoding SH3 domain-containing protein — protein MKYILLSICLLLNLFSLANEQPVIEGIEAPKTEPKAVNEVAPIKEKVEPPAKIVLERQQGVVITNRLNVRARPSVRFEIIDRIKRDSKVEIIKETDDWLQIVAPEHSSAWIAAKHVDEEGKVKPKNVQAYAGAGIEFSPLGTAPVGARVEVLYRKNNTWLKIKAQPWMNAWVSKQFVKIDKTETKTAKVEETETQDIKAIPIKPANPTADNEVSKEVNAAIKKSYNFDERRAELAKIEQQFRDEIAQAEKERDELEKKLTELKKNNENKISEINQAEKEIYEKNEDILRGKEKIEVVNNVENDISRDEFEIQASEEITAQLGNIDEIELLVQQGQTAIKGIIMPVREEDRQIVDFALAVKIDKEYYPLCYVIGKVENLHTLYEQEIAMTGIKKRKEGWSRPVFHMDKYKIIRK, from the coding sequence ATGAAATATATTTTATTATCCATTTGTCTACTTTTAAATTTATTTAGCCTTGCCAACGAACAGCCTGTCATTGAAGGTATTGAAGCTCCAAAGACTGAGCCAAAAGCTGTAAACGAAGTCGCTCCAATAAAAGAAAAAGTTGAGCCTCCTGCTAAAATCGTCCTCGAACGTCAACAGGGGGTGGTTATTACAAATCGCCTCAATGTTCGCGCCCGCCCTTCTGTTCGTTTTGAAATTATTGATCGCATCAAACGCGATAGCAAAGTTGAAATTATTAAAGAAACTGATGATTGGCTACAAATTGTTGCCCCCGAACACAGCTCAGCGTGGATTGCTGCCAAGCACGTTGATGAAGAAGGCAAAGTAAAGCCTAAGAATGTTCAAGCCTATGCAGGAGCAGGAATTGAATTTTCTCCACTGGGCACGGCGCCCGTAGGAGCAAGAGTTGAAGTCCTTTATCGCAAAAATAATACTTGGTTAAAAATCAAAGCTCAACCCTGGATGAACGCTTGGGTCAGCAAACAATTTGTCAAAATAGATAAAACTGAAACTAAGACCGCAAAAGTCGAAGAAACTGAAACTCAGGATATTAAGGCTATCCCCATAAAACCAGCGAATCCAACTGCTGACAATGAAGTTAGTAAAGAGGTTAATGCGGCCATTAAAAAGAGTTATAACTTTGATGAGCGACGTGCTGAACTCGCAAAAATCGAACAACAATTTCGTGATGAGATCGCACAAGCCGAAAAAGAGCGTGACGAACTTGAGAAGAAATTAACTGAGTTAAAAAAGAATAATGAAAACAAAATCAGCGAAATTAACCAAGCTGAAAAAGAAATTTATGAGAAAAATGAAGATATCCTAAGAGGCAAAGAAAAAATCGAAGTGGTCAACAATGTTGAAAATGACATCAGCCGAGATGAATTCGAAATCCAAGCCTCAGAAGAAATCACTGCTCAATTAGGGAATATCGATGAGATTGAACTCCTTGTCCAGCAAGGGCAAACGGCTATCAAAGGTATCATCATGCCAGTTCGAGAAGAAGATAGACAAATAGTTGATTTCGCTTTGGCTGTAAAAATTGACAAAGAGTATTATCCTCTGTGCTATGTAATCGGCAAGGTAGAAAACCTGCACACTTTGTATGAGCAGGAGATCGCCATGACTGGAATAAAAAAACGTAAGGAAGGCTGGTCTCGTCCTGTTTTCCATATGGACAAATATAAAATCATTAGGAAGTAA
- the bioB gene encoding biotin synthase BioB yields MTSESNKYQLWTSKALANEDFSREECLEILASPEIDLLKLASAAGDVRMKTFGKKVKIHQINNVQNGLCPEDCGYCGQSKDSDLPVNKYALKPEDEIVEEARQAKERGVYRYCMVSSGTGLNDKRTDQFANIIQRIQDEVGIKTCLSAGFVEYEQAKKLKDAGLDRLNHNLNTSESHTPEIVTTHTYEDRLETLRNSRKAGLENCSGMIAGMGESDNDVVDVALEVRRLGVPSIPVNFLVPVEGNRIFDFDQLDPIRCVRILCLFRFLNPKAEIRMGGGREGHLRGLQSLALYAANSVFVEGYLVTRGDRKNKVFRLIKDAGFEIENEAAFNIEDDEASSKKFSIDDNPSILNPKTTKPEGCAPSTCS; encoded by the coding sequence ATGACTTCAGAGTCAAATAAATACCAACTTTGGACAAGTAAAGCTCTCGCTAATGAGGACTTTAGCCGTGAAGAATGCTTAGAAATTCTTGCATCCCCAGAAATTGACCTTCTCAAACTCGCCTCTGCTGCTGGCGATGTTCGCATGAAAACTTTTGGTAAGAAAGTTAAAATCCACCAAATCAACAATGTTCAAAATGGCCTCTGCCCTGAGGACTGTGGTTACTGTGGACAATCAAAGGATTCAGACCTCCCCGTCAATAAATATGCTTTAAAGCCAGAAGACGAGATTGTTGAAGAAGCTCGTCAAGCCAAAGAGCGCGGTGTCTACCGTTATTGCATGGTTTCGTCTGGTACGGGTTTAAATGACAAACGAACGGATCAGTTCGCAAATATCATCCAGCGAATCCAGGATGAAGTGGGAATTAAGACTTGTTTATCTGCCGGTTTCGTTGAATACGAACAAGCAAAAAAACTCAAGGATGCTGGTCTCGATCGCCTCAATCACAATCTCAACACTTCTGAATCTCACACACCAGAAATCGTCACCACTCACACTTATGAAGATCGTCTCGAAACTTTGCGCAATTCGCGCAAAGCTGGTTTAGAGAACTGTTCTGGCATGATTGCTGGTATGGGTGAAAGCGATAATGACGTCGTCGATGTTGCTCTCGAAGTCCGTCGCTTGGGCGTTCCTTCTATCCCCGTGAATTTTCTCGTTCCTGTTGAGGGCAATCGCATCTTCGACTTCGACCAACTGGACCCAATTCGTTGCGTTCGCATCCTCTGCTTGTTCCGCTTCCTCAATCCAAAAGCTGAAATCCGTATGGGTGGTGGTCGTGAAGGTCATTTACGTGGACTCCAGAGTCTTGCACTCTACGCCGCCAACTCAGTTTTTGTGGAAGGTTATTTAGTCACTCGCGGAGATCGCAAAAATAAAGTTTTCCGTCTCATTAAAGATGCTGGTTTTGAAATTGAAAATGAAGCAGCCTTCAATATCGAAGATGATGAAGCTTCCTCTAAAAAGTTTTCGATTGATGATAATCCTTCAATCCTAAATCCAAAAACAACTAAACCCGAAGGTTGTGCCCCAAGCACCTGCAGCTAA
- the metX gene encoding homoserine O-acetyltransferase MetX gives MPQAPAAKMLVKEQFFSFASKEEPFRLRCGKNLNEVQVCYESYGELNAEKSNAILICHALTGSAHVAGRHSEDDRKPGWWDEMVGPGKSFDTNKYFIVCSNILSSCYGTTGPQSTSPETGESYNLDFPMTTIYDMVNVQNELMKHLDVEKWLAVAGGSLGGMQALQWAVTYPEKVHSCIPIATAAQCSPLSIGFNWVGRESIIKDENFDDGNYPKGTQPEKGLSIARMIAHMTYLSDVSMQNKFGRKLQEMDDVNYEFTHNFQVESYLNYQGRQFVNRFDANSYLYITRAMDYFNLAEEGEDKSLAQALAKSLCQFCIISFSSDWLFPPYQSVEIVNALAENHRTATYCNIKSDAGHDAFLLEVDVLAPIIGNFLEQQLESCSNA, from the coding sequence GTGCCCCAAGCACCTGCAGCTAAAATGCTCGTCAAAGAACAATTTTTCAGCTTCGCTTCAAAAGAGGAGCCCTTTCGACTTCGTTGTGGCAAAAATCTCAACGAAGTTCAAGTCTGCTATGAAAGCTATGGTGAACTCAATGCTGAAAAAAGTAATGCCATTCTTATTTGCCATGCCCTTACGGGCTCAGCACATGTAGCTGGCCGACATTCAGAAGATGACCGCAAGCCTGGTTGGTGGGACGAAATGGTTGGCCCGGGAAAAAGCTTTGACACAAATAAGTATTTTATCGTCTGCAGTAACATCTTAAGTTCCTGCTATGGAACTACGGGTCCCCAGTCTACTTCTCCTGAAACTGGAGAAAGCTATAATTTAGATTTCCCCATGACAACTATCTACGACATGGTCAACGTTCAAAATGAACTTATGAAACATCTAGACGTTGAAAAATGGTTGGCCGTTGCAGGTGGTTCTTTAGGTGGCATGCAAGCCTTGCAATGGGCGGTAACTTACCCTGAAAAAGTTCATTCATGCATCCCTATTGCAACTGCTGCTCAATGTTCTCCGTTGAGTATTGGTTTCAACTGGGTTGGACGTGAATCCATCATCAAAGACGAAAACTTTGATGACGGCAATTACCCGAAAGGAACTCAACCCGAAAAAGGCCTCTCTATTGCCCGAATGATTGCGCATATGACTTATCTATCTGATGTTTCGATGCAAAATAAATTTGGTCGTAAACTCCAAGAAATGGATGATGTTAATTACGAATTCACCCACAATTTCCAAGTGGAAAGCTATCTTAATTACCAAGGTCGCCAATTCGTTAATCGTTTCGACGCCAATTCCTACCTGTATATCACCCGTGCAATGGATTATTTTAATTTAGCTGAGGAAGGTGAAGACAAAAGCCTTGCACAAGCTCTAGCTAAGAGTCTTTGTCAATTTTGTATCATCTCCTTTTCTAGTGATTGGCTTTTCCCGCCGTATCAATCAGTTGAAATCGTTAACGCTTTAGCAGAAAATCATCGCACAGCAACTTATTGTAACATCAAAAGCGATGCAGGTCATGATGCTTTTTTGCTAGAAGTTGACGTACTCGCTCCTATCATTGGCAATTTCCTTGAACAACAACTCGAGAGTTGCTCCAATGCATAA
- the metW gene encoding methionine biosynthesis protein MetW, which translates to MHKQLLDANFSIITSLIKEKSRVLDLGCGKGKLLKHLKLEKSCEVQGIDVSQQEVIDCIANAVPVLQLDLEEGMSFFQDKSFDFVVISQTMQQVHNPDKLIREALRVGKKVIVSVHNLAYWKSRLQITLKGMMPNTKHLPYEWYNTPNIHLGSIRDFYSMCEKESFRITHVYPGGDHFLKSFNKNLFSEFSVFTLESH; encoded by the coding sequence ATGCATAAACAATTACTTGATGCCAACTTCTCGATCATCACATCTTTAATCAAAGAAAAATCTCGTGTCCTAGACCTTGGTTGCGGCAAAGGCAAATTACTCAAACACCTTAAACTTGAAAAATCTTGCGAAGTCCAAGGGATTGATGTGAGTCAGCAAGAAGTCATCGACTGTATTGCCAACGCAGTTCCCGTCCTACAACTCGACCTTGAAGAAGGCATGAGTTTTTTCCAGGATAAGAGCTTTGATTTTGTCGTAATTAGTCAAACAATGCAACAAGTTCACAACCCTGACAAACTCATTCGAGAAGCACTACGAGTTGGGAAGAAAGTTATTGTTTCTGTGCACAACCTAGCTTACTGGAAGTCACGACTCCAAATCACTCTCAAGGGAATGATGCCCAACACTAAACATCTTCCCTATGAATGGTATAACACTCCCAATATTCACCTAGGCTCTATCCGCGATTTTTATTCCATGTGTGAAAAAGAAAGTTTTCGCATTACTCATGTGTATCCTGGCGGCGATCATTTTTTAAAGTCATTTAACAAAAATTTATTCTCAGAATTCAGTGTCTTCACCCTGGAGAGCCACTAA
- a CDS encoding CCA tRNA nucleotidyltransferase: MYPDFCEIFGKDIYIVGGAVRDRLLGIDVVDIDIASAIHPYDFKDLSKSLGYKTFDTGIEHGTVTVLIDGKPYEHTTFRTDVSCDGRNANVSFSKTIEEDLSRRDFTINAIALLGKKIIDPFNGQNDLKNKILKTVGTAEERFSEDYLRIIRAARFASRLKMSIDTDLLIAAKELAPKITQHVSVERISDEFKKAQGHAEEFLKVLYSMNILDVLFDSTKDHYANELWWEEVGRAAQYDGETYFAALVRPSGDKNKVESICREYKLSRSIIRFSCQLVEHLAYFNTGEFSLEKSYQILKSCGDNSSRLLNYLHNVIEQTEPRPALEQTLNQLDDIDQAIKNPLINGGDLHTMNIKPGPEFRHILDRAALLQIEGLNKEEILNKIG; this comes from the coding sequence ATGTATCCGGACTTTTGTGAAATCTTCGGCAAAGACATCTACATAGTTGGCGGCGCTGTACGAGATCGACTCTTAGGTATTGATGTAGTTGACATTGATATTGCCTCAGCTATACATCCTTACGATTTTAAAGACCTAAGTAAATCACTTGGGTATAAAACTTTTGACACCGGCATAGAGCACGGAACCGTAACCGTGTTAATTGATGGTAAGCCTTATGAGCATACAACTTTTCGTACTGATGTTTCTTGCGATGGTCGCAATGCCAATGTGAGCTTTTCAAAAACGATTGAAGAAGACCTCTCTCGTCGCGACTTTACGATCAATGCCATTGCTCTTCTTGGTAAAAAAATCATTGATCCTTTTAATGGACAAAATGATTTAAAAAATAAAATTTTGAAAACAGTTGGCACTGCAGAAGAACGTTTTTCTGAGGATTACCTGCGAATTATACGTGCGGCTCGTTTCGCCTCTCGACTTAAGATGTCAATCGATACTGATTTACTTATCGCTGCAAAAGAACTGGCGCCTAAAATAACTCAGCACGTTTCAGTAGAGCGTATAAGTGATGAATTCAAAAAAGCTCAAGGTCACGCCGAAGAGTTCCTAAAAGTTCTTTACTCAATGAATATCTTGGATGTTCTTTTCGACAGCACCAAAGATCATTACGCCAATGAACTTTGGTGGGAAGAAGTTGGTCGTGCAGCTCAATATGATGGCGAGACTTATTTTGCTGCCCTCGTTAGACCTAGTGGTGATAAAAACAAAGTCGAAAGTATTTGTAGAGAATACAAACTTAGTCGATCCATCATTCGCTTTTCTTGTCAATTAGTTGAACATCTTGCTTATTTTAACACAGGCGAATTTTCACTTGAAAAATCTTATCAAATTTTAAAGTCATGTGGCGATAATAGTTCTCGTTTACTTAATTATTTACATAATGTCATTGAACAAACAGAACCACGTCCTGCCCTTGAACAAACATTAAATCAGCTGGATGATATTGACCAAGCAATTAAGAACCCTTTAATTAATGGTGGAGATCTCCACACAATGAATATTAAGCCTGGACCGGAATTTCGCCATATACTCGATCGAGCCGCCCTCCTTCAGATTGAAGGCTTGAACAAAGAAGAAATATTAAATAAAATCGGCTAA
- a CDS encoding DUF481 domain-containing protein, with the protein MNFTHFKAISLLLLLSFYSTFADEVTLKNGAVLPGKITKITKGSITFQTDFAGEIVIKLSKVESFKTEKDANLEYDNRQTVVGLIDYMNGQAVITPKKQVKEQDFKKSETAPTEENETTKVEALEPVVATEDFKNLWPIGSKHPDYVKPLKLWHYSIDLNVLKETGNTDEDEYEGGFKATYEKDGKIFKLFAAFDLGNKNGANTDEEYTGGFDYESPISLDHMQAWYSRYRWEKDRFDDLDARHTLAVGYSHYFLRDPKDITLRVRTGIAERIERYREDDSADNEKLAGDFQALFVKNFGQWGKFRTEALYAPVFEDPQEDYIYYLDVSHELPYSLSETMTLSLKVGYNREYTSLPSDESEKADNEFYLKLLLNF; encoded by the coding sequence ATGAATTTTACACACTTTAAGGCTATAAGTTTACTTCTTCTACTCAGTTTCTATTCTACCTTTGCTGATGAAGTCACCTTAAAAAATGGTGCAGTCTTGCCGGGTAAAATCACAAAAATCACCAAAGGCTCTATTACTTTTCAGACTGATTTCGCAGGAGAAATCGTCATCAAACTCAGCAAAGTTGAATCTTTTAAAACAGAGAAAGATGCCAACCTCGAATACGATAATCGACAAACCGTAGTTGGTTTAATTGATTACATGAATGGGCAAGCAGTCATTACTCCTAAGAAACAAGTGAAAGAACAAGATTTCAAAAAGTCTGAAACTGCACCAACTGAAGAAAATGAAACCACTAAAGTTGAAGCACTCGAACCCGTTGTCGCAACTGAAGATTTTAAAAATTTATGGCCCATTGGCTCCAAACACCCAGATTATGTGAAACCTCTTAAGCTTTGGCATTATAGCATTGATCTAAACGTTCTTAAGGAAACTGGCAATACTGATGAAGATGAATACGAAGGTGGATTCAAAGCAACATATGAAAAAGATGGAAAGATTTTTAAGTTATTCGCTGCTTTCGATCTTGGTAATAAAAATGGTGCAAATACTGATGAAGAATATACTGGAGGTTTTGATTATGAATCACCGATTAGCCTCGATCACATGCAAGCTTGGTATTCGCGCTATCGCTGGGAAAAAGACCGTTTCGATGACTTGGATGCTCGTCACACCTTAGCTGTTGGTTACAGTCATTATTTCCTACGCGACCCCAAAGACATTACTCTGAGAGTTCGTACCGGTATTGCTGAAAGGATTGAACGTTACCGTGAAGATGATAGTGCTGACAATGAAAAACTAGCTGGGGACTTTCAGGCATTATTTGTTAAAAACTTTGGCCAATGGGGTAAGTTTAGAACCGAAGCCCTATATGCACCAGTTTTTGAGGACCCACAAGAGGATTACATATATTACTTAGATGTAAGCCACGAGCTACCATATAGTTTATCAGAAACGATGACACTTAGTCTAAAAGTGGGATACAATCGTGAATACACAAGTTTACCTTCCGACGAAAGTGAAAAAGCTGACAACGAATTCTACTTAAAACTCCTTCTTAATTTCTAA
- a CDS encoding DUF481 domain-containing protein, producing the protein MKERFLHLLLLGISTTLSADIIRLTDGSRIFGNIKKVYKDQLSIETEFTGLIIIPMVHVDSYETDTVKNIEYDENDTTKGKLAYTIEETIIYPSKDELLEQDSAFIENDLAPIETKSILSLWEPNNNHPSYIKPVSPWEYKLYLNLAKQTGNSDKDNYRGGGSVGWERDGVKLLNYGSFILGENNKVNNEEEYVVGSDYEHPKALNDPSSLYLRSRWEKDRFEDIQNRYDLAGGFGYYILDDERHVLRSRLGLAMRHEDYQKESDKDNTGHGLEIEVSFKRKANIWGSVYSKVRYNPSIDEFSHYIINQESGYEIPFTMDETLKLSLNMGMDQEYVSHPNGSRSKDDTKYFLRLGLTF; encoded by the coding sequence ATGAAAGAAAGGTTTCTACACCTTCTTCTCTTAGGCATTAGTACAACTTTATCAGCAGATATAATAAGACTTACTGATGGCTCTCGAATTTTTGGAAATATAAAAAAAGTCTACAAAGACCAACTCAGTATAGAAACTGAATTTACTGGACTCATCATTATCCCTATGGTTCACGTTGATTCATACGAAACCGACACTGTCAAGAATATTGAATATGACGAAAATGATACCACTAAAGGTAAGCTCGCTTACACAATTGAAGAGACAATCATTTACCCCTCTAAAGATGAATTATTAGAGCAAGATTCTGCCTTCATCGAGAACGATTTAGCTCCTATTGAAACAAAGTCCATCCTCTCCTTGTGGGAACCTAATAACAACCATCCATCTTACATTAAACCCGTCAGCCCGTGGGAGTATAAACTCTACTTAAATTTGGCGAAACAAACTGGCAACTCGGACAAAGATAACTACCGCGGTGGTGGTTCTGTCGGATGGGAAAGAGATGGGGTCAAACTTCTGAATTACGGTTCCTTTATCTTGGGTGAAAACAATAAAGTAAACAACGAAGAAGAATATGTAGTCGGCTCCGACTATGAGCACCCTAAAGCCCTCAATGACCCGAGTTCACTTTACCTTCGCTCACGATGGGAAAAAGACCGTTTTGAAGATATACAAAATCGCTACGATTTAGCTGGTGGTTTTGGTTATTATATTTTAGATGATGAACGTCATGTTTTACGTAGTCGCTTGGGACTTGCTATGCGTCACGAAGATTATCAAAAAGAAAGTGATAAAGATAACACCGGCCACGGTCTAGAAATAGAAGTAAGCTTCAAACGAAAAGCAAACATCTGGGGCTCTGTTTACAGTAAAGTTCGTTACAACCCCTCTATCGATGAGTTCAGTCACTACATAATTAACCAAGAGAGCGGTTATGAAATCCCTTTTACAATGGATGAAACCCTCAAATTAAGCCTCAACATGGGCATGGATCAAGAGTATGTCAGTCACCCCAATGGTTCACGTTCCAAAGATGACACAAAATATTTTCTTCGTTTAGGCCTTACTTTTTAA